One window from the genome of Pedobacter schmidteae encodes:
- a CDS encoding DUF6443 domain-containing protein produces MKKQLNLRPEMAWKYVTICLVSVFGKANAQQPNITLNTYNNQTEIKATNSVTLLDGFHIPAGKTVRIFTGASFQKCVPFAGIPSTNQNYVSTKIFKIPGVVTDADVNQTGRSTCEVNQTVQYFDGLGRPLQTVTVQGSPAFKDVVQPVAYDAFGREQFKYLPYVDPGTGNGTYKANALSSGQGLGLFYNPPGITDPQQPNGIVKTAFPFSETRFEASPLNRVLEQGASGASWQLNAGHSQKMEYSTNITDEVKLWTVTSNGATGTTNYAPGRLYKQISKDENWVAADGKSGTTEEFKDLEGRVVLKRTFNTGEVTHSTYYVYDDLGNLRYVLPPAVNENGQSPLSSFTEADDTFKQFIYGYHYDGRKRLIEKQIPGKGWEEMIYNKLDQLVLSRDAVQENAGQWLFTKYDALGRVVMTGLYSDTTSRGGLQTTVNNQTNLWESRVSTGVGYDNLSFPQTIAHYYSINYYDNYDFPGNSFPPPDGVTQMQAARTKGLQTGGFVYLINSSTRYLSVNYYDKEGRVIRTAAENHLGGKDITDNTWNFAGELTASTRTHTASATGPATTIANRYEYDHMGRKLATMESINEQQEVVLSKLTYNEIGQLLNKDLHSIDNGATFIQQNSYAYNERGWMSRINDPNNVTSNKVFGMELNYANKPDAFNGNIGSLSWQTKVPGGIGLSQQLQSYSYDYDKLNRLKKAGYTTPGLTDKFNEELGYDVMGNITSLKRKNAVSGYLNDLSYSYTNSGIKGNKLWGVSDVGSAAQSSAYDYDENGNQKSDSRKGITISYNYLNLPQTITKASTGESINYVYDATGRKLKKVFGINIRDYVGGIEYNNGAIDFIQTEEGRALPDTNYTYEYMLKDHLGNTRATIKGNGDIVQVQDYYAFGMEMNPGNALSASPQNQYKYNGKEMQSELGLDQLDYGARFYDPLIGRWNVIDPKAEDYMHWSPYNYAMNSPLVNIDPDGMSSEAWTTRYVNPHGQTIVNTDDGREDVVKVPWARIGEFLENAYWSSRPGTGQINSIGWNDHWRNEFGIMIKESTLNNGGHYLLETEEARAAQAKYLITGKVSDLQDFVSKRLFASWSDPMMVVNYIAAGVQGYAALQGKIHFGYPAIENNTKHATRYLTQAGLNIEKVKAAISQDLKLASFYKSGESIKGVITVDGVTIKYSGMKLSNGDINIGTMQPPRR; encoded by the coding sequence ATGAAAAAACAGCTGAATTTAAGGCCAGAAATGGCATGGAAATATGTAACAATTTGTTTGGTGAGCGTATTTGGAAAAGCGAATGCTCAGCAACCCAATATTACGTTAAACACTTACAATAACCAAACGGAGATTAAGGCTACCAATAGTGTTACTCTGCTAGATGGTTTCCACATTCCGGCGGGGAAGACAGTCAGGATTTTTACAGGGGCAAGCTTTCAGAAATGTGTACCTTTTGCTGGTATCCCAAGTACCAATCAGAATTACGTCAGTACGAAAATATTTAAGATACCTGGGGTGGTTACCGATGCCGATGTCAATCAAACCGGGCGCAGCACCTGCGAGGTGAACCAAACCGTTCAGTATTTTGATGGTCTGGGACGACCGTTACAAACTGTAACCGTGCAGGGTAGCCCTGCATTTAAAGATGTGGTGCAGCCTGTGGCTTATGATGCCTTTGGAAGAGAACAATTTAAATACCTGCCCTATGTAGATCCCGGAACAGGCAATGGGACCTATAAGGCTAACGCTTTAAGCTCTGGACAAGGGCTGGGGCTGTTTTACAATCCACCTGGGATTACAGATCCACAACAGCCTAATGGAATTGTAAAAACAGCTTTCCCGTTTAGTGAAACCCGGTTTGAAGCATCGCCGCTGAACCGGGTGCTGGAGCAGGGGGCCTCCGGAGCGAGCTGGCAGTTAAATGCCGGCCATAGCCAGAAAATGGAGTACAGTACCAATATTACAGATGAAGTAAAGCTCTGGACGGTGACCTCAAATGGGGCAACGGGAACTACAAATTACGCTCCCGGCCGTTTATATAAGCAGATCAGCAAAGACGAAAACTGGGTGGCTGCCGATGGAAAGTCAGGTACAACAGAAGAGTTCAAAGACCTGGAAGGCCGTGTGGTCCTAAAAAGGACATTCAATACCGGGGAGGTTACCCATTCTACCTATTATGTGTACGATGACCTGGGGAACCTGCGGTATGTATTGCCGCCAGCAGTGAATGAAAACGGGCAAAGTCCGTTAAGTAGCTTTACAGAAGCAGATGATACCTTTAAACAATTTATTTATGGTTACCATTACGATGGCCGTAAACGGTTGATAGAAAAGCAGATTCCAGGCAAAGGCTGGGAAGAAATGATTTATAACAAACTGGATCAGCTGGTCTTGAGCCGGGATGCGGTACAAGAGAACGCGGGTCAGTGGTTATTTACCAAGTATGATGCGCTGGGACGAGTGGTAATGACCGGACTGTATAGTGATACGACTTCAAGGGGAGGTTTGCAAACTACTGTAAACAACCAGACCAATCTTTGGGAAAGCCGGGTAAGTACAGGAGTGGGTTACGATAACCTTTCCTTCCCTCAAACCATTGCCCATTATTACAGCATCAATTATTACGACAATTATGATTTTCCGGGAAATAGTTTCCCTCCGCCCGACGGGGTTACGCAAATGCAGGCGGCAAGGACCAAAGGCTTGCAAACCGGTGGCTTTGTGTACCTGATCAACAGCAGTACCCGCTACTTAAGTGTAAACTATTATGATAAAGAAGGCCGGGTGATCCGCACCGCTGCAGAGAACCATCTGGGTGGAAAAGACATTACCGACAATACCTGGAATTTTGCAGGAGAACTGACGGCCAGTACCCGCACGCATACAGCCAGCGCCACAGGCCCAGCCACCACTATTGCCAACCGTTACGAATATGACCACATGGGCCGGAAACTGGCCACCATGGAATCCATCAACGAGCAGCAGGAAGTGGTGTTGAGTAAACTGACCTATAATGAAATTGGTCAGTTGCTGAACAAAGATTTGCATAGTATAGATAATGGAGCTACCTTTATTCAGCAGAATTCTTACGCATATAACGAAAGAGGCTGGATGAGTAGAATTAACGATCCCAATAATGTCACTTCAAATAAGGTTTTTGGTATGGAACTGAACTATGCCAATAAGCCAGATGCTTTTAATGGAAATATCGGATCATTGAGCTGGCAAACCAAAGTTCCTGGAGGAATTGGCTTAAGCCAGCAGCTTCAAAGCTACAGTTACGATTATGATAAGCTGAACCGTTTGAAGAAAGCTGGGTATACTACTCCCGGCTTAACGGATAAATTTAATGAAGAACTGGGGTACGATGTGATGGGGAATATTACTTCATTGAAGCGTAAAAATGCAGTATCAGGTTATTTGAATGATCTGAGTTACAGCTATACAAATTCAGGCATAAAAGGCAATAAACTCTGGGGGGTATCGGACGTTGGTTCGGCAGCTCAGAGCAGTGCTTACGATTATGATGAGAACGGGAATCAGAAATCAGACAGCAGAAAGGGAATAACGATCAGTTACAATTACCTGAACCTGCCACAAACTATTACCAAAGCCAGTACCGGAGAATCAATCAACTACGTTTATGATGCTACAGGTAGAAAACTGAAGAAGGTATTTGGTATCAATATTCGTGACTATGTAGGCGGGATTGAATACAACAACGGTGCTATTGATTTTATCCAGACCGAAGAAGGAAGGGCATTGCCGGATACCAATTATACTTACGAGTATATGTTGAAGGATCATTTGGGCAATACCCGAGCTACGATAAAGGGTAACGGGGATATTGTACAGGTGCAGGATTATTATGCTTTTGGGATGGAGATGAATCCTGGCAATGCGCTAAGTGCCAGTCCACAAAACCAGTATAAGTACAACGGGAAGGAAATGCAGAGCGAATTGGGGCTGGATCAGTTGGATTATGGGGCAAGGTTTTATGATCCATTGATTGGAAGGTGGAATGTAATAGATCCGAAAGCGGAAGATTATATGCATTGGTCACCATATAATTACGCTATGAATAGCCCATTGGTTAACATAGATCCTGATGGGATGAGTAGTGAGGCATGGACGACTAGGTATGTAAACCCACACGGACAAACAATTGTGAATACCGATGATGGTAGGGAAGATGTTGTTAAGGTACCTTGGGCGAGAATTGGGGAATTTTTAGAAAATGCTTATTGGTCTAGCAGACCTGGAACTGGTCAAATAAATTCGATTGGTTGGAATGATCATTGGAGAAATGAATTCGGAATCATGATCAAGGAATCTACTTTAAATAATGGGGGACATTATTTACTAGAGACCGAAGAAGCTCGGGCAGCCCAAGCTAAATACCTAATAACCGGTAAAGTAAGTGATTTGCAGGATTTTGTGTCTAAACGGCTTTTTGCAAGTTGGAGTGATCCAATGATGGTGGTTAATTATATAGCTGCTGGTGTACAGGGGTATGCAGCCCTTCAGGGCAAAATACACTTCGGATATCCCGCAATAGAGAATAATACAAAACATGCAACAAGATACCTGACACAGGCAGGACTAAATATAGAAAAAGTTAAAGCAGCAATTTCACAAGATCTTAAGCTAGCCTCTTTTTACAAGTCAGGAGAAAGTATAAAAGGAGTGATTACCGTAGATGGAGTTACAATAAAATATAGCGGGATGAAATTGTCAAACGGAGATATAAATATTGGAACTATGCAGCCACCAAGAAGATGA
- a CDS encoding OmpH family outer membrane protein, whose amino-acid sequence MKLKEQSQKSIQTFINAVTITAVLFLIAYIFFLKNDKIAYVDSVKILSEYKGALSAKKGYEDKTRVWQANIDTLAMGVQDAIRKHERSLAGMSSKEQQLSKELIGNKQKQLEDYQRAIQENARQEDGKLTQTVVAQINSFLKEYGKKNNYKFILIANQSGTIAYAREGLDITEKVITDLNADYNDKK is encoded by the coding sequence ATGAAACTAAAGGAACAATCTCAAAAATCAATTCAAACATTTATTAATGCGGTAACAATTACAGCCGTACTATTTCTTATCGCTTATATATTCTTTTTAAAAAACGATAAAATTGCCTATGTCGACTCTGTGAAAATACTGAGCGAATATAAAGGGGCATTATCGGCAAAAAAAGGATACGAAGATAAAACGAGAGTCTGGCAGGCTAATATTGACACACTAGCAATGGGTGTTCAAGATGCAATCAGAAAACATGAAAGAAGTCTTGCAGGTATGTCTTCCAAGGAACAGCAACTTAGTAAGGAACTCATTGGAAACAAACAGAAACAATTAGAAGATTATCAACGTGCTATTCAAGAAAACGCAAGGCAGGAAGATGGAAAATTGACACAAACTGTGGTGGCTCAAATTAATAGTTTCTTAAAAGAGTATGGTAAAAAAAATAATTATAAGTTCATTTTGATAGCCAATCAATCAGGCACAATTGCTTATGCTAGAGAAGGTTTGGATATCACTGAAAAGGTTATTACAGATCTTAATGCGGACTACAATGATAAAAAATAA
- a CDS encoding DUF6984 family protein — MMKRKLKQEEIDLITYMIKDTSEGQKIIDKLDSLIVEEMDDGGMGSLRVVVEGMDDRRTSGILKDIDLYDIDGVLLVISVILDTEDNLYELDIFKGDFSPLKKFPLVPIL, encoded by the coding sequence ATGATGAAAAGAAAACTAAAACAGGAAGAAATTGATTTGATTACCTATATGATAAAAGATACTTCAGAAGGTCAAAAAATAATTGACAAGTTGGATAGTCTGATCGTGGAGGAAATGGACGATGGAGGAATGGGTAGTTTGAGAGTAGTGGTAGAAGGAATGGATGATAGGAGAACTAGTGGCATATTAAAGGATATAGATTTGTACGATATTGATGGAGTGCTTTTAGTTATTTCTGTAATTTTAGATACTGAGGATAATCTTTACGAATTGGATATATTTAAAGGTGATTTTTCTCCTTTGAAGAAATTTCCGTTAGTGCCAATACTGTAA
- a CDS encoding RHS repeat domain-containing protein, whose protein sequence is MKSTNLLCILFFLSFLVRGQDIQSSGPIILPQAPASQYIIANGQTVNIKSAISITLLPGTHIQQGSNVSIKIGSSQVVEAAPNNPADDWDKNWVLNKSYDEDGNVVSESKIFFDYNGKPIQSQAKNLSAGHIIASQMMYDAKERGVGNSLAAPTNNSAFAYKADFINTSSAGVYSYKDFDKIPFVFDKLDTPDPVGNNVKGTLGWYYSDNNTFEPNVATTGFPYTRSDFYNDGSEGVKRMANVGDELRIGKGREESGHTFPVINELDNYLAIRNKFFSAGVMGSLPLSMKGKARQSVSIDQNGNQAVVISDLNEKVLMTARVGESQGLLSVTNTVELDPVIDLYVFNLKIENTNQGAKSFTVSSVHDITIYKNGAFEYYGKGNNYPGYTPIAANGEEMRITSDYPFYVSYRDFTGEVICDDCPSRIVEAEKSPVHYFQLFSPSNVTTSGSYPPTLYDMSKDGVSSIVHYTNMSPLAKGYYKLISSLTTASLTYSNQYSDISYNFYNQLGQLIATIAPEGVKLLITNGINAYASIGDVPYSNVYEYDLKGRTIACTETDAGRTEFVYRADGNVRFSQNAEQRKTGRFSYSNYDRWGRQVESGEYAPGTITFAMAKSDVDLQENIGVEGGLIGGSRLLQVKTHYDVPNNGHGLVNYVQDEAFLKGVVSFTENNSSKTWYNYDAWGRVTWIIKDIIGLGVKTINYEYDSKGNISKIDFQKESSLEQFIHEYEYDADNKLKVAYTSTATSGKKEQARYFYYLHGPLKRIELAEDLQGIDYAYTPQGWLKSINHPDVEKDPGKDKIANGFASDTFGMTLEYFNSDYTRSNSGISSLATGNNKAYYNGTIVGQSWKSLKPQSIINSYGAAVNNPAMVTYTYDDKYQFNNNKYGAPNFANNSFSENPNANREHNLSYDANGNIKTLGRTNASGSTVADYNYSYQNGTNKLASVSGYANYGYDDLGQMIQQTATGGAGYYVDYDVNGKVTAIYTDASKTQLKISFGYDEAGIRIRKTDHIQNTITYYVHDASGNVLAIYDNKGTPLQQKEVPVYAASRIGIYNRPGNSYQYELSDHLGNVRVVLNGTKTSNGEADVVYYSDYYPFGTALTLQGSNDYRYGYQGQYAEVDKETGWNSFELRMYDPAIGRWMNVDPYAEFHSPYVGMGNNPVALTDPDGGETDPTFTLKEVVITAGKGFIGGIASTMDYIRSQWTGKGYLENMANLATFGGYGSAQSLYGAYQLAKNVPNYNTNDYIYGAGFVAEKVIEAGVFKRVTSIGTRVVARGIVVEAETTAAKTGMTDLQLVTRAAQKAESAIGGTGRFAGTAKHTYANNLLNRYQSIYGSRGLEFNQYFNKATGRGFLDVVNHKTMMIYDYKFGSAVMGNAQYLKYSNSFPGYGIQIIRP, encoded by the coding sequence ATGAAAAGTACAAATCTGTTATGTATTCTATTCTTTTTGTCCTTTTTGGTTCGTGGACAAGATATACAAAGTTCAGGGCCTATAATTCTGCCTCAGGCTCCTGCTTCACAATATATTATAGCCAACGGTCAAACTGTGAATATAAAGAGTGCAATATCCATTACCCTATTGCCAGGTACCCACATTCAACAAGGATCTAATGTTAGTATTAAGATTGGAAGTAGTCAGGTAGTTGAAGCTGCGCCAAATAATCCTGCGGACGATTGGGATAAAAACTGGGTTCTGAATAAGAGTTACGATGAAGATGGAAATGTGGTTTCTGAGTCTAAGATCTTTTTTGATTATAATGGGAAGCCCATTCAATCGCAGGCTAAAAATCTAAGCGCGGGGCACATCATTGCGAGTCAAATGATGTATGATGCAAAGGAAAGAGGAGTCGGTAATAGTTTAGCAGCCCCAACTAATAATTCTGCATTCGCTTATAAAGCTGATTTTATAAATACGTCTTCTGCAGGTGTATATAGTTATAAGGACTTTGATAAGATTCCATTTGTCTTTGACAAGCTGGACACGCCAGATCCTGTTGGAAATAATGTAAAAGGAACATTAGGTTGGTATTATAGTGATAATAATACTTTTGAGCCAAATGTTGCAACTACTGGTTTCCCTTACACCAGATCTGATTTTTATAACGATGGAAGCGAGGGAGTAAAAAGAATGGCTAATGTTGGGGACGAATTAAGGATAGGGAAGGGAAGGGAAGAATCTGGGCATACTTTCCCGGTGATAAATGAATTGGATAACTATTTGGCCATAAGAAATAAGTTTTTCTCGGCAGGAGTCATGGGAAGTCTTCCTTTAAGTATGAAAGGAAAAGCCAGACAATCAGTGTCTATAGATCAGAATGGAAATCAGGCAGTTGTAATATCCGATCTGAATGAGAAGGTATTGATGACTGCCCGTGTAGGAGAGAGTCAGGGATTATTATCGGTAACGAATACTGTTGAGCTTGATCCGGTAATTGATCTTTATGTTTTTAATTTAAAAATAGAAAATACCAATCAGGGCGCTAAATCTTTTACAGTAAGCTCTGTACATGATATAACTATTTATAAAAATGGGGCGTTTGAGTATTATGGTAAAGGCAATAATTATCCGGGATATACACCAATTGCGGCAAATGGCGAAGAGATGCGTATCACATCAGATTATCCTTTTTACGTAAGTTATAGAGATTTTACAGGAGAAGTTATTTGTGATGATTGTCCTTCACGTATCGTCGAAGCTGAGAAAAGTCCAGTTCATTATTTTCAGTTATTTTCTCCTTCAAATGTGACTACTTCTGGTAGTTATCCGCCTACATTATATGATATGAGTAAAGACGGTGTAAGCTCTATAGTGCATTATACAAATATGTCTCCCTTAGCTAAGGGGTATTATAAATTGATTTCTTCGCTCACTACAGCATCTCTTACTTATAGTAATCAATATTCTGATATAAGCTATAATTTTTACAATCAACTTGGGCAGCTTATTGCGACAATAGCACCAGAGGGGGTTAAGCTATTAATTACAAATGGCATAAATGCTTATGCTTCAATTGGTGATGTCCCTTATAGTAATGTCTATGAATATGATTTAAAGGGAAGAACGATTGCATGTACAGAAACAGACGCTGGACGCACAGAGTTTGTTTATAGGGCTGATGGCAATGTTAGGTTTAGTCAGAATGCAGAACAACGAAAAACTGGTCGGTTCTCTTATTCAAATTATGATAGATGGGGCAGGCAAGTTGAATCGGGAGAATATGCCCCCGGTACTATTACCTTTGCAATGGCTAAGAGCGATGTAGATTTGCAAGAAAATATTGGTGTTGAAGGTGGGCTTATTGGCGGAAGTAGATTATTGCAAGTAAAAACACATTATGACGTCCCCAATAATGGTCATGGCTTGGTTAATTATGTTCAGGATGAAGCATTCTTAAAGGGGGTGGTGAGCTTTACGGAAAATAACAGTTCAAAAACATGGTACAATTACGACGCCTGGGGTCGTGTAACCTGGATTATCAAAGATATAATAGGATTAGGAGTGAAAACTATAAATTACGAATATGATTCCAAGGGCAACATCAGCAAAATAGATTTTCAGAAAGAAAGTAGCTTAGAGCAGTTCATTCATGAATATGAGTATGATGCTGATAATAAATTAAAAGTAGCTTATACCTCCACAGCCACATCTGGAAAAAAAGAACAGGCCAGATACTTTTATTATTTGCACGGCCCTTTAAAGCGAATTGAGTTGGCAGAAGACTTGCAAGGAATAGATTATGCATATACTCCGCAAGGTTGGCTTAAATCTATTAATCATCCGGATGTCGAAAAGGATCCTGGGAAGGATAAAATAGCAAACGGCTTTGCTTCCGATACTTTTGGGATGACTTTAGAGTATTTTAACAGCGATTATACCCGGAGTAATTCTGGCATTAGTAGTTTGGCAACCGGTAATAATAAAGCTTATTACAACGGTACTATTGTAGGCCAAAGTTGGAAAAGCCTGAAACCGCAATCTATTATAAATAGTTACGGGGCGGCAGTGAATAATCCTGCTATGGTTACTTACACTTATGATGATAAATATCAGTTTAACAATAATAAATACGGTGCACCCAATTTTGCGAATAACAGCTTCTCAGAAAATCCGAACGCTAACCGCGAGCATAATTTAAGCTATGATGCCAATGGGAATATCAAAACATTAGGCCGTACCAATGCTTCAGGATCAACCGTTGCTGATTATAACTATAGTTACCAAAATGGCACTAATAAGCTTGCGTCTGTTAGTGGTTATGCGAATTATGGCTATGATGACCTGGGTCAGATGATCCAACAAACAGCAACCGGAGGGGCGGGTTATTACGTAGACTATGATGTCAATGGTAAAGTAACGGCTATATATACCGATGCATCGAAAACTCAATTAAAAATATCTTTTGGATATGATGAAGCAGGCATCAGAATAAGGAAAACGGATCATATTCAGAATACAATAACCTATTATGTTCACGATGCCTCTGGAAATGTTTTGGCCATTTACGACAATAAAGGTACGCCTCTCCAGCAAAAAGAAGTGCCGGTTTATGCAGCTTCCAGGATTGGTATTTACAATCGACCGGGTAATAGTTATCAATATGAGCTTTCAGACCATTTGGGTAATGTGAGGGTAGTACTTAATGGAACTAAAACGAGTAATGGGGAAGCAGATGTGGTTTACTATTCCGACTATTATCCTTTTGGTACTGCATTAACATTGCAGGGAAGTAATGATTATAGATATGGTTATCAAGGCCAGTATGCTGAAGTTGATAAAGAGACCGGTTGGAACAGTTTCGAATTGCGGATGTATGATCCTGCTATTGGACGTTGGATGAATGTTGATCCTTATGCCGAGTTTCATTCACCATATGTTGGAATGGGAAATAATCCAGTAGCTTTAACGGATCCCGATGGCGGTGAGACAGACCCGACATTTACACTTAAAGAAGTAGTAATTACTGCAGGTAAAGGATTTATAGGCGGCATAGCTTCAACAATGGATTATATAAGAAGTCAATGGACTGGGAAGGGATATCTTGAAAATATGGCTAATCTAGCAACCTTTGGGGGGTATGGTTCTGCACAGTCCCTATATGGAGCTTATCAACTTGCTAAAAATGTCCCAAATTATAATACAAATGATTACATTTACGGAGCGGGATTTGTAGCAGAGAAAGTAATTGAGGCTGGTGTTTTTAAGAGAGTTACATCGATCGGGACACGTGTGGTTGCAAGAGGCATTGTTGTTGAGGCTGAAACTACTGCCGCTAAGACGGGAATGACAGACTTGCAGCTTGTAACAAGGGCGGCACAGAAAGCGGAGTCTGCAATTGGCGGTACGGGAAGATTTGCAGGAACTGCAAAGCACACCTACGCTAACAATCTACTCAACCGTTATCAAAGTATTTATGGAAGCAGAGGTTTAGAGTTTAACCAATATTTCAATAAAGCAACGGGGAGAGGATTTTTAGATGTTGTCAATCATAAAACTATGATGATTTATGATTACAAATTTGGGAGTGCTGTAATGGGCAATGCTCAATATCTGAAATATTCAAATAGTTTCCCAGGATACGGAATACAAATAATTAGACCTTAA